The genomic stretch atttcagtccttgataggctgaaaaccctagtctggtgacctgagtaaacctgtactcatatgactggatgtctaatcaatcatagatgagaaaagtgaagtttttgagccccatgattgtattagagactagtctttgtattgattgatcctttgcctgagctttcttgtctttgagcatcctcgattaggtatcagatggagaaatgactgctctgggtacttgtcttgacctgatgaaaaatcctgaagatatgtcatctcaggggggtcaaaaattagggtatgacattcataaatggttgatcttttgaaaaaagttcccttgtaagatgttgttttatttggcaagatctacaactttcatgttggaagttttttgagttgtgtaggtgaaattttgagatctcaccatgccttcaaaaaccctaattcccgacttttcgctccttgatgaatttctttgaatttctttggtcaaatgactttgatatccatatattgatgatattgatctttgaaagtcattttttgaccaaaaaccttaaaagtcaatgatgatccttcacagttgactttttcctgacaaagtgaatttttgggcttttgtgtagaaacaatatcttttcctcaaatgaatgatgtaaatggattatattgaggtagtagagatccttgaatcatgtcttgagttttggattcatgccctgatcagaagtcaactatcttggtgaattaggtcaaaaccctaatttgtcgaccatgtgaaaataatgactgtagactttgaattgaagtgtgatgtctagtagatcttgtcatatgagttatttgaagatgattgatgtctttgaatgaccctctgaggttttttttagggtttcccaaatgtgatccctgattttagtccttgataggctcaaaaccctagtctggtgacctgagtaaacctgtactcatatgattggatgtctaatcaatcatagatgagaaaagtgaagtttttgagccccatgattgtattagagactaatctttgtattgattgatcctttgcctgagctttcttgtctttgagcatcctcgattaggtaccagatggagaaatgactgctctgggtacttgtcttgacctgatgaaagatcctgaagatatgccatctcaggggggtcaaaaattagggtatgacacaaacTCTTAACcagaatctgatgatatcccgaccttaggtcaatcttcgagaacacacaggctccctTCAATTGATCTAGAAGGTCATCAATCCGCGGTAGAGGGTACTTGTTCTTTATGGTTACCTTGTTCAGCTGACGATAGTCGATGCACAAACACAtactaccatccttcttcttcactaacaagactggagctccccatggagaaacactaggacgaatgaagtgTTTCGCCAACAACTCTTCTAGCTGACCCTTCAACTCTCTTAGCTCTGCAGGAGACATCCTATAAGGGGCGGTCGAAACTGGAGCGGTACCCggaacaagatcaatagagaattcaACGTCCCTCTCCGACGGAAGAGAAGTAACATCCTCCGGAAATACATCGGAAAATTCACACACAACCGGAATCTCCAAAATACTCCTCTTATCTTTGGAGTCCGACGTATGAACCAAAAGGAAAGACTTCTCTTGAGCAAAAAGGTAATTGAGCATGTTAACTGTACCTTCAAGAAGACGTTCAATGGCATCGGTTGGTGTAGTCTCCTCAGCAGGAATGAAGATAGCCTTCTCTTTACAACCGATGTACACTGAGTTAGGTGACAACCAGTCCATACCAAGTACTACATCGATCTTCTTAAGAGGTAGACAAATGAGATCAATCACGAATCTACGACCATTGAAGGTAATAGAACACTCCTTGCAAATTTCCCGAGCTTTTACCATATCGTCCGTAGCCGATGAGATAAACATAGGATTAGGAAGAAGACTCGTCTCAAAACCGAGCCTCCGCACACAAggataagaaataaaagaatgtgtcGCCCCACAATCAACTAGCACAAACAAGGGTTGATTATTGACATAACACGTACCAGCAACAAGATTGGTGTTTCCTTGAGCCTTCCTAGCGTCCAAGGTGTAAACACGACCTTTAGTCTTTTCAGGAACATCTGGGGCTGTACACTCCGTTGCAAAATGTCCCAACTGATTGCACTTATAAAATTTCACAAGATCTGGCTTGCAATTCCCAAAGTGGTTTGCCTTGCATCTACCACATCGGGGAGGCTGAGTAGAGCGATCTCCATAGACCTGTTTCTTCATAGCTGGAGAATTGCCGGGTTTCAAATGCTGTCCCGACCTTCCTTGTTCCCTACGAACTGGCTTATTCTGTTCTCTTTCATCTTGGACTCTCTTCAATGTGTTCTCAGCAACATAGCATTGCCTCAAACACTCAGCATAGGTAGTAAACTCCCTTTGAGACACGCTGTGTAAAATATCAGCATTCAGCCCCATAAGGAACTGATCAATCTTCCACAACTCATCTGGTGCATAAGCTGCTTGTCAGGAATAGGCAGCCATGtcctcaaacttctcagcatattcAGACACCGACATGTTGCCTTGTTTGAAGGACTGAAACTCACGCTCCTTCAAAGCACGCACACTGTTGGGGTAGTACTTCTCCAAGAAAgctgtcttgaaatgtttccaatCCTTAGGAATCCCTCGGTTAGTGAAATACGTAGACTCCGTATTCCACCATCTTCCTGCTGGTCCCTTCATTTTCTGAGCagcaaagatcaccttctcttcCTCGGTGCACTGAATATCCTGGAATATCATTTCCATGCCATACAACCAATCATGAGCAATCACAGGATCTAAGCCACCCAAGAACTCTGGCGGATCCATCCGAAAGAAGGCGCGAAAATCAGGCCCTGCTGCAGCTTGAGGAGTAGGAGCAGGAGCGATTGGTTGTTGCCcttgcatgccttgcatcatctgcatcatcatctgattctgctgttgcatctgttgcattaaCTGCACCCAAGGCACACCCGCATTCTCAGTTCCAGGCTCAGTCTCCACATTCCTCGTCCTGGGCCTTCGGGGACCTCTGCGTTGTTCAGCCATCTTCCTGTTTGTCCTACACacggaatcaagttgatcaggcttaatgccataagtaagacataaggaatcatgccgacactacacatatgaggcagaattatgCTGTCTTATGATGTTTCGTGGcaaagccgagaatcgacctgctctgataccaactgtaacaccccatacatacattgcctaggatatacgtatatggcattaaaatggtactcgaaaatcataaacataagcagcggaatagataatgtataagtacaagtataaaagcccaaactgtcatggccaaaatacatgagttccaactaatacaaatacatatccatagtacaaaaGACGGAAATACAAAAGATCATAGACTACAATGAAATACATCGCCAAGAAACGTCAACTCGAAGCTAAGTCATCTTACCCTTGCCTCaatcctgcctcgaaccacctgtaaaaagaataattggaatggggtgagattactaaatctcagtgagtctccctatcttacgggttcactcagttctacagggaacatgcaatcaacaaattcaccgagaatccgggttacctcacggctaggtacaagtacaaacaaggatacaccatcaatggaagtcccataactatccaagaaggcatcaacaacaacaggctcaacgccatcacaaacaagtatgcagacccgtacccatgtacgaggaatccaggagtagaaTCTGCCTGTCTACCTAGGCTGCCaaaccacaccctcggtgggttacacccgtacatcgcatcaagagacttgcacaagcacatcgcaagactAATTGGATACTCCTCCTAAATGGAAATCATCTGAGATGAGTTACAGCCGTGACATTGCCTAAATGGCGTCCAACCCCATCACTGTCCATACGCAGATGAGTTAACATCGAGTGCAATTAAGCCATCTTGACAatacgagcccaccgggcgaaagcctagtgatattGCCTACgtgcatcactagaggtgaatcggaAGTAATATTACCTACGtggcattacttctccaccataccaagcacgccgatatgttaacatcgagtgggatacgccccgtaggccctcacaagcatatcgcaatggtagctcaggtgtgcaaaacataccgagaacgcagatgagttaacgtcgagtgggatacgccccgtaggccctcacaagcacatcgcaacggtTATGATGGAACTAAGTCCATAAACAGGACTTACCACCTAGTGGCTTAAGCTTACtctgattcaagcatacacaaaacaccgagatcacacagcacggtataagccatcacacaggcaatcacatACGAATGTTCAATCGGAACAAAcgaaatcataaaaataattatgcCACAATATAATCCACACAATTTGTATTTCACACATACAAGCATATCCAAGGGATTTTAGTCATATCATGGTCttatataattaaaacacatattagaatgccatacaagtcataagaggccttcgattccgatacaaaacgaaactgcactcaaatgggagaaatatcaattctgcatcagactagttcgctacagcgaactcctgttcgctacagcgaactcaaacagaagctaaacttcttcaaacccaggtcagttcgctacagcgaactccagcgaagccccgattcgctacagcgaaggaaagttcgctacagcgaataaatcaattcaactcccaggtttattcgctacacagttcgctacagcgaatcattcgctacagcgaatgaaagttcgctgcagcgaactctgcaaaatcagcaaaaatgcAGAACGCGTTTGGGGTCCCCAAACCCCAAAATCTTACATGCAATCATTCTTGATGGAGCAATAAGACATGGTAAATGTACATACACGAATTACTACTAGAATAGAGtcttaaacatgcatgaataagGATTGTAGAACACATACTCTCAATCCCTTAATCCCTCACATTGACATAAACCCCAAAAGTTTCCCCAAGTttctatctatgagactcacctgatTAAGCTGAGGAAGAAGCTCTGAAAATCAGAAGTagatgatgaaggttgatggatcaaaggtgcatgcaaggctGAAAGTTGAAGTTGGCAATGGGTCTTCCTCTCCTTCCTTCTTGTTTCACGTTTCTTCCTCTTCTACTCTCCACAATTCTGTTTTTGGCTTCTAAAAATCAGAATTGTTCCAAAACCAAACAATCCTTAAGACTTAGATAGAGTGCAAAGACTAAAGTATCCCCCAACTAAACTTTATTTACCATAATGCCACTTGGTTCCATCTCAACTAAATGAAATTCATATCATTAATCTCTTAATGAAAAATTAGAATATTACAATAAATATAAGGAAATTTTTTATTGATGCGTCTTTTTATAGCATTATTGAAATAGCAATTTTGGATTACCAATTTATAGGTTTTACttttaatacaataaaataattaaatttctttaaaaatatttcttgataataattttatgaaaacctattcaatatagtttcaattttaattatagtgaaaaatgaataaaaaaagacataacaaaaagataaagatatttatattaaagTTTTGCTAGTATctacttaaaatatatttaatttgatgaattttttacACTACTTTTTTCTTTTCCACATATTTTTGATGCCTAAAAACTCATATTTACATTAATCTATTACGGAAAAATACATTTCGTCCAACAAAAAATATCGTTTAAACAATTTTACAACAACATATCGTATAACTTCCTCTATAATAAAATTCCATATTTAAAAATCTAATATagaaatattgtaaaaaaaaaattcacactaTAAAAGTAGCATATAttgaaattttgttatttatagttttattaagatatagttttcaaaacattccatatgtttaagaaaaaaataaaaaataaactattttataaaaaaattctttaaataatttgttttttaatagttTCTTAGAGAGCTCGTGATTGGGAACTACTACATCACATGACATtagtggagagagaaaaatatataaggtttttaataattTGTGTGTAACTGAGTATGagaatttatctttattttatagtCATTGCATGTGTATGGGTCACTACATCGACCGATGTTTAAAACTTAAAGGACATCATAATGTAGCTACCAAAGAAAAGGTAGGACAAAATTACAACCTAAAAAAGTTCTAGACATGGTTTATCAAAATGAAAAGAGAGGTGATATAGTGAAGGAAAACACGAGAAGGGGGAAAAGGGATTGTAATTGAGGACTGCAGTTAATATACATAATGCTCAACACCATGATGAACATGAGACTAGATATGAATTgcttattgatgtaaatattaatGAGCAATTCAAAGTAGACTTGAAATAATATAATACTATTTCTTTTATGTTCTATTTCTCCCATGCATCTATCCTATTCTACTTCATTGCTTTTCATTAAttttataacaataaaaatattaccaaggtttaaaaattaATCTTGGTAGATAATTCAACCTTCAATAGCTTATTTTAGTTGTTGTTAATAAACTTTttagaaatttaaaacaaatcaatgtaaaatttaCTTCTTTGTATTTCATAACATGTGCCTATTTAAGATTTAAAAAGTCAAGTTTAGAAAAAAGAGTTTCGGAGTAAATCTAAAATATCATATTTAATGtttataaaattgtttaattCAGTCATAATAGAGTTTATGGAATATCCACTCTACCATCAAAGTCCAACAAAAATGTCTGTGCATAATAGGCGTCATGTTTAAATTCTTAGAGGTTGGTATGTACTCAATACCATATAATTGAAAAATCATGAATACAATATTAGGTTGTATGAATTTTTGCCTATCAAATTTGTAATTTGAACTAGACTTAACAATAAACATATCCATGCAACCAAATATATGAGTCAATAATCATAGAAACAATAAAATAtggaaaataaatatcaaaagtaatgattataataaaaaattaaactttatgaagtagaatttatttatttaaatttgacacATTGTCAATTTGAATAGTACATTTTATTATAAGatacatatcatatatttattagtGTTGCAACACCCCATGCCAAAAGCAATTTATTCATGTACGAAATACCAAGaaacctacaaaataaaaataattaatttaattaataaacaacTCCCTTATGCTAAAAACatgaataaataaaagataatgtgaaagtaaaaaaaataccACGGCTCATGCTAATAACCATAGCATTGTTAGCATTTTGTGGCTTGGCAATCTTTGACACACTTATCAAATTCATCGGCTAGTTGCTTTCCAATACATAATAGGTCACACTTTATTTCACACCAAGGCTCTGCTAAGCTTTCAACGTGAATTGCAACTAgcagaatcatcaacatcatcacaacAAAAAATTTTATTAGAGAACcttccattttttttaataattcctTTTCTCAAGTTCAAATAAATTTCTTAATTCTGTGAATTTTCGGCTCTTACAAAGGACTCACTAAGAAAAAAGTTTATCGTTAGACCTTTATATATAGCTAAAATTTCCTAAAAGCTTTATGCGTTCATTAAATATACTTTAgagaaaaaattttaaaacatatgaaattaaccaaattaAATACTCCCTCCAATCCTTAATACAAGGGAATTTGTACTTTTAAGATAAAGTGAATAATCATAAATATAAGGAAATTTTTTATTGATGCGTCTTTTTATAGCATTATTGAAATAGCAATTTTAGATTACCATTTTATAGGTTTTCCTTTTAAtacaataaaattattaaatttctttaaaaatatttcttgatAATAATTTTATGAAAACCTATTCAATATAGTTTCAATTTTAGTTATTgtgtaaaatgaataaaaaaagacataacaaaaagataaagatatttatattaaagTTTTGCTAGTATctacttaaaatatatttaatttgatgaaATTTTTACACTACTTTTTTCTTTTCCACATATTTTTGATGCCTAAAAACTCATATTTACATTAATCTAttgctaaaaaatatatatcgtcCAACAAAAAATATCGTATAACTTCCTCTATAATAAAATtccatatttaaaaatttaatatagaaataccccgtattaaattaaatactaAAATTTTATTAGTTGACactgagtttttattaattggtacattagagatgcTTTTGGACATTTGAGTTAGTAGTATTAACTTAAGGTTTTTGCTTATATCTTTCCTTccttgcttttcttcttcattttccttAAACAAGACaagttagagagaagaagtagaaagaaggaggagcaagaagagaaaggagaaggaagcttggatcttcatcatttttccgccgaatcaactcatcttcgacatcaacgactcataatcgaggtgggttctagctagaaacttatagatttgattgtggatgagaaatcataagtttggATATTAGGGATTACATAGAGAAATCTAGGTTTTGAACAAAAATCATCAATGTCCATGAATAACTGTTggtaatgttagaacaagatttgttctgatcaatattcttagttttgatgataacaaggatatgaattttgtgtgagataatgtggtactctaatacattgcaatttccatttcaggaaatatataaagagtatgcacaaatcagcgctcagaagctttgtctcagaaggttcagcatgcaacatcagaacatggtctggcaagacatcagaagatggtcaaggcagaatcagaacatgggtctatgaaagcatcagaagaacttgagatcagaagcagaagcactgaagttctcatggtatcacgctcaaaagcacttcaaggtcagaagacaagaagatgctatgcaccaagctgtttgactctgatgatattcaaatattatattcacaaacatcatatcagaagaaagtacaggtggcaggctacgctgactgacaaaaggaacgttggaagctattaaaggcaacgtcagtagacacagcgtgaacaaggctcgaggtagttgacaaaagcgtgaaacattaaatgcaatgctgtacggaatacgcaaagcattaaatgcgcccaacggtcatcttctcaaacgcctataaatatgaagttctgatgataagcaaggttaacaactctgaaccaaattctgtgaatattaacttgctgaaacgctgttcaaattcaaagctcagaaacttcatcttcatcaaagctcactacattgctgttgtaatatattagtgagattaagcttaaacgttaagagaaatatcactgttgtgattatagattttcagaagcatttgtaaaactcttatttgattacattaatttgtaagtaactagagtgatcaagtgttgatcaggatactctaggaagtcttagcttgtgtctaagcagttgtaattagagtgatcacgtggtggtcaggatactctaagaaagtcttagcttgtgtctaagcatttgttcctggagtgatcaggttgtgatcaggatactctagaagacttagtcgcggactaagtggaaaaccattgtaatctgttgcgattagtggattaaatcctcaggtgaggtaaatcactccgtgggggtggactggagtagtttagttaacaacgaaccaggataaaaataactgtgcatattgtttttatcgttcaagtttttagactacacttattcaaacccccccccccccccttctaagtgattttctatccttcaattggcatcagagcgccggttctaaggtgcaagcacttaaccgtgtttagaaaagattcaggaagagaaaaacgcttcagtaaaagatggctggtgaagttccaacaaatccagctgcatctacatctggctctgctgagcaatacaatggtaacaatggttatactagaccaccagtatttgatggtgaaaactttgaatactggaaagataaactggaaagttactttcttggtctagatgctgatctatgggatcttctgttggatggttacaaacatcctgttaaagctactggtgtaaggctcacaagaagcgaaataactgatgatcaaaagaaagaattcaagaatcatcataaatgcagaactgttttgctgaatgctatctctcatgctgagtatgagaagatatctaacagggaaactgcccatgatatatatgagtcattaaaaatgacccatgagggaaatgctcaagtcaaggagactaaagctcttgctctaatccagaagtatgaagccttcaagatggaggatgatgaagatattgagaagatgttctcaagatttcaaactctaactgctggattgagagttctggataaaggctacaccaaggctgatcatgtaaagaagattatcagaagcttacccagaagatggggtccaatggtaacagcattcaagattgccaagaatctgaatgaagtttctttggaagagcttatcagtgccttgagaagccatgaaatagagctggacgcaaacgagcctcagaagaaaggtaagtctattgcattaaaatctaatattaaaaaatgcactaacgcttttcaggctagagaagaagatcctgaagaatcagaatctgaagaagaagatgaactgtccatgatctccagaagggtaaaccaactctggaagagcaagcaaaggaagttcagaggcttctgaagttcaaagaaatttgaacgaggagaatcttctggtgacagaagatctgacaagaagaaggctgtctgctatgagtgcaatgagcctggacattacaagaatgagtgtccgaaacttcagaaggagaatcccaagaagaagtttcataagaagaaaggtcttatggcaacatgggatgattctgaatcagaatcaggatcagactctgaaggagagcaggcaaactttacgctgatggcgacagaagatgatggatcagaatctacattagaatcagattctgaagaggtattttctgaactatctagagaagagttagtttccagtctaacagagcttcttgaattaaaagctcatcttagtatcaaatacaaaaagctgaaaaagcaatttgaatttgaaactaagaagcttgagttggaaaattctgaattaaaagaaaaagttttaaaattatccaataatgttggatctccttctgattcagaaaaatccactcccagtctgaatcatattctgaaagaatatgatttaagtttcaggaagttcttatctagaagtattggcagaagtcagctagcttctatgatatatgctgtgtctgggaacaagagagttggcattggttatgagggtgaaattccatacaagcttgaatctgtggatgatatgaaaatatcatacaagcctctgtataaccaatttaaatttggccactcccatgatattaagcacacatcacatgcacaaagttttcacataacacacaccaagaagcatgtgacacaacctaagaaatatcatggaactcagaataagaagtatcatactgttcctcctgttaaatattttgttaaacccaagttcaatcagaacttaaggagaactaacaagaaaggacccaagaaattgtgggtacctaaggagaagataatttctgttgcagatatccttggcggcaaagaagacagaaagaaaaatgtcatggtacctggactctgggtgctcgcgacacattgtagcggtaaaaatgtgactcgacgcgtttcgcacgctcgaagtacaacagagtcgccaccgaattttatttattccaaagaggaaagggaaaatatcgataaaacccacaaagataaaaagaaaatggataagatggtaatcgtaaccaaatttgggttcgggagtcggttaagcaaggggaaggtgttagcacccctcacctccatcgtactcgatgggacccatttagttagtttcgtgtttgagtgttagtgtaatgtttgcgttctttagcttaatgataaaaaaaaagataaaagaaatgattttttaggttttttattattgttaagctaaagaacgcaaacattacactaacactcaaacacgaaactaactaaatgggtcccatcgagtacgatggaggtgaggggtgctaacaccttccccttgcttaaccgactcccgaacccaaatttggttacgattaccatcttatccattttctttttatctttgtgggttttatcgatattttccctttcctctttggaataaataaaattcggtggcgactctgttgtacttcgagcgtgcgaaacgcgtcgagtcacattttt from Vicia villosa cultivar HV-30 ecotype Madison, WI linkage group LG4, Vvil1.0, whole genome shotgun sequence encodes the following:
- the LOC131597962 gene encoding uncharacterized protein LOC131597962; protein product: MGLNADILHSVSQREFTTYAECLRQCYVAENTLKRVQDEREQNKPVRREQGRSGQHLKPGNSPAMKKQVYGDRSTQPPRCGRCKANHFGNCKPDLVKFYKCNQLGHFATECTAPDVPEKTKGRVYTLDARKAQGNTNLVAGTCYVNNQPLFVLVDCGATHSFISYPCVRRLGFETSLLPNPMFISSATDDMVKAREICKECSITFNGRRFVIDLICLPLKKIDVVLGMDWLSPNSVYIGCKEKAIFIPAEETTPTDAIERLLEGTVNMLNYLFAQEKSFLLVHTSDSKDKRSILEIPVVCEFSDVFPEDVTSLPSERDVEFSIDLVPGTAPVSTAPYRMSPAELRELKVLIHISLTFPKSQLNPHMQNPKVTNYGLTLGGDEDDKDGAESRNQMIEVKLGWILLHARIEL
- the LOC131597963 gene encoding uncharacterized protein LOC131597963 — its product is MQGMQGQQPIAPAPTPQAAAGPDFRAFFRMDPPEFLGGLDPVIAHDWLYGMEMIFQDIQCTEEEKVIFAAQKMKGPAGRWWNTESTYFTNRGIPKDWKHFKTAFLEKYYPNSVRALKEREFQSFKQGNMSVSEYAEKFEDMAAYS